A window of Castanea sativa cultivar Marrone di Chiusa Pesio chromosome 1, ASM4071231v1 contains these coding sequences:
- the LOC142622131 gene encoding putative phospholipid-transporting ATPase 8 isoform X2 produces MPEERRKMIHFRKLYSFACFHSKYEHSHSQIGQKGYSRVVYCNDPYHSEAVELNYRGNYVSTTKYSAANFIPKSLFEQFRRVANIYFLVVACVSFSPLAPFSSLSILAPLIVVIGATMAKEGVEDWRRRKQDIEENNRKVKVYGSNYMFHDTNWKELRVGDIVKVRKDEYFPADLVLLSSSHEDGVCYVETMNLDGEINLKLKHALEVTSHLHDENSFKKFTAVIKCEDPNEKLYSFVGNLSCDGKEYPLSIQQLLLRGSKLKNTEYVFGVVIFAGHDTKVVQNATDPPSKRSKIEKKMDKIVYILFSTLVLIAFVGSLFFGIETKKDFSDGNLRRWYLHPDDTTVFYDPKRPSLSAILHFLTALMLYGYLIPISLYVSIEIVKVLQSSFINQDRHMYDEETDKPAHARTSNLNEELGQVDTILSDKTGTLTRNSMEFVKCSIAGTAYGRGMTEVERSLARRRGDPLPETGDDVQGHEGEKSVRGFNFRDERIMHGQWLNEPHWDIIQKFFRVLAICHTVIPEKNEESGEIMYRAESPDEAAFVIAAKEIGFEFFRVTQTSISLRELDYETGEKVVRKYKRLHVLEFSSSRKRMSVIVRNAENQLFLLCKGADSVMFQRLSKNGRQFETQTKDHIKKYAEAGLRTMIIAYRELGEEEYKAWDVEFSKAKTSVTTEHDVSVDELADKIERDLILLGATAVEDKLQKGVPECIDKLSQARIKLWVLTGDKMETAINIGYACSLLREDMKQIVITLDSPDIDALEKQGDKEAIAKASLESIKNQIREGMSQIKSAKESDVKFGLIIDGKSLDFSLKKDIDKSFFELAINCASVICCRSSPKQKALVTRLLKGETGKTTLAIGDGANDVSMLQEADIGVGISGVEGMQAVMASDFSIAQFRFLERLLLVHGHWCYRRIAMMICYFFYKNIAFGFTLFLFEAHASFSGQTAYNDWYMSFYNVFFTSLPVIALGVFDQDVSAQLCVKYPFLYLEGVENVLFSWSCILGWMFNGFLTSIIIFFWTTKSMIKQAFQRDGQVVDYEVLGVTMYTCVVWAVNCQMAISINYFTWIQHFFVWGSVALWYTFLVIYGYLPPEMSTTAYRVFVEACAPSVLHWLITLLVIICTLLPNFTFRAFQTRFRPMYHDMIQITEFEGVETDELPRRVRKKLHLTERLMQKERLMQRNS; encoded by the exons ATGCCagaagagagaaggaaaatgaTACATTTTAGGAAACTCTATTCATTTGCATGTTTTCACTCTAAGTATGAACATAGCCATTCCCAAATTGGGCAGAAAGGGTACTCAAGGGTAGTGTATTGTAATGATCCCTATCATTCAGAGGCAGTTGAGTTGAACTACAGGGGAAATTATGTCTCAACTACTAAGTATTCCGCAGCTAATTTTATTCCCAAGTCTTTATTTGAGCAGTTCAGGAGGGTTGCAAATATATACTTTCTTGTTGTGGCTTGTGTTTCATTTAGCCCATTGGCACCTTTTTCGTCTCTTAGTATTCTTGCACCATTGATAGTGGTGATTGGAGCTACTATGGCAAAGGAAGGCGTGGAAGAttggagaagaagaaagcag gaTATAGAGGAAAATAATCGAAAGGTCAAAGTGTATGGTAGTAATTATATGTTCCATGACACCAATTGGAAGGAACTTCGAGTTGGTGATATTGTAAAGGTGCGTAAGGATGAATACTTCCCTGCTGATTTAGTTCTGCTTTCATCTAGCCATGAAGATGGGGTTTGTTATGTTGAGACCATGAACCTTGATGGAGAGatcaatttgaaattgaagCATGCCTTGGAGGTGACGTCCCATCTTCATGATGaaaattcctttaaaaaatttacggCAGTGATTAAGTGTGAGGACCCCAATGAAAAGTTATATTCATTTGTTGGAAATTTGTCTTGTGATGGCAAAGAATACCCACTTTCCATACAGCAGCTACTACTAAGAGGTTCTAAGCTTAAAAATACTGAATATGTCTTTGGTGTTGTTATTTTTGCGGGACATGACACAAAAGTGGTGCAGAATGCTACAGATCCTCCTTCCAAGAGaagtaaaattgagaaaaaaatggatAAGATAGTCTATATACTTTTCAGTACTCTGGTATTGATTGCTTTTGTTGGATCTTTGTTTTTTGGAATTGAAACCAAAAAAGATTTCAGTGATGGAAACCTTAGAAGGTGGTATCTTCATCCAGATGATACAACTGTCTTTTATGACCCTAAACGACCATCACTTTCTGCAATTCTTCATTTCCTGACAGCCCTTATGTTGTATGGATACCTAATTCCAATATCTTTGTATGTATCTATTGAGATTGTGAAGGTTTTACAGAGTAGTTTTATTAACCAAGATCGGCATATGTATGATGAAGAAACAGACAAGCCAGCACATGCACGCACATCTAATTTAAATGAGGAACTTGGTCAAGTAGATACTATACTGTCTGATAAAACAGGCACTTTGACACGTAATTCCATGGAGTTTGTTAAATGTTCAATAGCAGGAACTGCTTATGGCCGTGGTATGACAGAAGTGGAGAGGTCATTGGCAAGGAGGAGGGGGGATCCACTGCCTGAAACTGGTGATGATGTTCAAGGGCATGAGGGTGAAAAGTCAGTTAGGGGTTTCAACTTTAGAGATGAACGAATCATGCATGGTCAGTGGCTTAATGAACCCCATTGGGATATAATACAGAAGTTCTTCAGGGTCTTGGCAATATGTCACACAGTGATTCctgaaaaaaatgaagagtcgGGAGAAATTATGTATAGAGCTGAGTCACCAGATGAAGCAGCTTTTGTCATAGCTGCAAAGGAGATTGGCTTTGAGTTTTTTAGAGTGACACAAACAAGCATCTCATTGCGTGAGTTAGATTATGAGACTGGAGAAAAGGTTGTTAG AAAATACAAGCGTCTACATGTCTTAGAGTTTAGTAGTTCTCGCAAAAGAATGTCAGTGATTGTTAGGAATGCAGAAAATCAGTTGTTTCTACTTTGCAAGGGGGCAGACAG tGTAATGTTTCAAAGGCTTTCAAAAAACGGGCGGCAGTTTGAGACACAGACCAAGGATCACATCAAAAAATACGCTGAAGCAGGTCTACGGACCATGATAATTGCATACCGTGAGCTTGGTGAAGAAGAGTATAAAGCATGGGATGTGGAGTTTTCCAAGGCCAAAACATCTGTCACTACAGAGCATGATGTATCGGTGGATGAACTTGCTGATAAAATAGAAAGGGATTTGATTCTTCTTGGTGCTACAGCAGTTGAAGACAAACTGCAAAAGGGG GTTCCAGAATGTATTGACAAGCTTTCCCAAGCTAGAATTAAGCTATGGGTATTAACTGGTGATAAGATGGAGACAGCAATTAATATTGG GTATGCTTGTAGTTTACTTAGAGAAGATATGAAACAAATTGTGATCACTCTGGATTCACCAGACATTGATGCCTTGGAAAAGCAAGGGGATAAAGAGGCCATTGCAAAG GCTTCTCTTGAAagcataaaaaatcaaattagagaAGGGATGTCTCAGATAAAGTCAGCAAAAGAAAGTGATGTCAAGTTTGGCCTAATAATTGATGGAAAATCCTTGGATTTTTCACTAAAGAAGGACATAGACAAGTCATTTTTTGAACTTGCAATTAATTGTGCTTCTGTTATATGTTGCCGATCTTCGCCCAAGCAGAAAGCTCTG GTTACAagattgttaaaaggagaaacaggTAAGACAACGCTCGCTATTGGTGATGGGGCAAATGATGTTAGCATGCTTCAAGAGGCTGATATTGGAGTTGGCATTAGCGGTGTTGAAGGGATGCAG GCAGTGATGGCAAGTGATTTTTCAATAGCTCAATTCCGATTTCTAGAACGTTTGTTGCTGGTTCATGGACATTGGTGTTACAGACGAATAGCAATGATG ATATGCTACTTCTTCTACAAGAACATTGCATTTGGGTTCActctgtttttgtttgaggCCCATGCTTCTTTCTCTGGTCAAACTGCATATAATGATTGGTACATGTCATTTTACAATGTCTTCTTCACCTCACTTCCCGTAATTGCTCTTGGTGTTTTTGACCAGGACGTTTCTGCACAACTTTGCGTCAAG TATCCCTTCTTATATTTGGAGGGAGTCGAGAACGTTCTCTTCAGCTGGTCCTGTATACTTGGTTGGATGTTTAATGGATTTCTAACCTCCATAATTATCTTCTTCTGGACAACCAAGTCAATGATTAAACAAGCCTTTCAGAGAGATGGGCAAGTAGTCGACTATGAAGTCCTTGGAGTCACAATGTATACTTGTGTCGTGTGGGCTGTAAATTGCCAAATGGCAATCTCCATCAACTACTTCACTTGGATCCAGCACTTCTTCGTCTGGGGCAGCGTTGCCTTATGGTATACATTCTTAGTTATTTATGGTTATCTCCCACCAGAGATGTCAACAACAGCATATAGGGTTTTTGTGGAAGCATGTGCTCCGAGTGTTCTCCATTGGTTGATCACCCTCTTAGTTATCATTTGCACTCTGCTACCTAATTTTACCTTCAGGGCTTTCCAAACACGATTTAGACCAATGTACCATGACATGATACAAATAACTGAGTTTGAAGGTGTAGAGACTGATGAATTACCTCGGCGAGTCAGGAAGAAACTACATCTCACGGAGAGATTGATGCAGAAGGAGAGATTGATGCAGAGGAATTCATGA
- the LOC142622131 gene encoding putative phospholipid-transporting ATPase 8 isoform X1, whose product MPEERRKMIHFRKLYSFACFHSKYEHSHSQIGQKGYSRVVYCNDPYHSEAVELNYRGNYVSTTKYSAANFIPKSLFEQFRRVANIYFLVVACVSFSPLAPFSSLSILAPLIVVIGATMAKEGVEDWRRRKQDIEENNRKVKVYGSNYMFHDTNWKELRVGDIVKVRKDEYFPADLVLLSSSHEDGVCYVETMNLDGEINLKLKHALEVTSHLHDENSFKKFTAVIKCEDPNEKLYSFVGNLSCDGKEYPLSIQQLLLRGSKLKNTEYVFGVVIFAGHDTKVVQNATDPPSKRSKIEKKMDKIVYILFSTLVLIAFVGSLFFGIETKKDFSDGNLRRWYLHPDDTTVFYDPKRPSLSAILHFLTALMLYGYLIPISLYVSIEIVKVLQSSFINQDRHMYDEETDKPAHARTSNLNEELGQVDTILSDKTGTLTRNSMEFVKCSIAGTAYGRGMTEVERSLARRRGDPLPETGDDVQGHEGEKSVRGFNFRDERIMHGQWLNEPHWDIIQKFFRVLAICHTVIPEKNEESGEIMYRAESPDEAAFVIAAKEIGFEFFRVTQTSISLRELDYETGEKVVRKYKRLHVLEFSSSRKRMSVIVRNAENQLFLLCKGADSVMFQRLSKNGRQFETQTKDHIKKYAEAGLRTMIIAYRELGEEEYKAWDVEFSKAKTSVTTEHDVSVDELADKIERDLILLGATAVEDKLQKGVPECIDKLSQARIKLWVLTGDKMETAINIGYACSLLREDMKQIVITLDSPDIDALEKQGDKEAIAKASLESIKNQIREGMSQIKSAKESDVKFGLIIDGKSLDFSLKKDIDKSFFELAINCASVICCRSSPKQKALVTRLLKGETGKTTLAIGDGANDVSMLQEADIGVGISGVEGMQFCFCRQLKLVQTFSSQRLCFQAVMASDFSIAQFRFLERLLLVHGHWCYRRIAMMICYFFYKNIAFGFTLFLFEAHASFSGQTAYNDWYMSFYNVFFTSLPVIALGVFDQDVSAQLCVKYPFLYLEGVENVLFSWSCILGWMFNGFLTSIIIFFWTTKSMIKQAFQRDGQVVDYEVLGVTMYTCVVWAVNCQMAISINYFTWIQHFFVWGSVALWYTFLVIYGYLPPEMSTTAYRVFVEACAPSVLHWLITLLVIICTLLPNFTFRAFQTRFRPMYHDMIQITEFEGVETDELPRRVRKKLHLTERLMQKERLMQRNS is encoded by the exons ATGCCagaagagagaaggaaaatgaTACATTTTAGGAAACTCTATTCATTTGCATGTTTTCACTCTAAGTATGAACATAGCCATTCCCAAATTGGGCAGAAAGGGTACTCAAGGGTAGTGTATTGTAATGATCCCTATCATTCAGAGGCAGTTGAGTTGAACTACAGGGGAAATTATGTCTCAACTACTAAGTATTCCGCAGCTAATTTTATTCCCAAGTCTTTATTTGAGCAGTTCAGGAGGGTTGCAAATATATACTTTCTTGTTGTGGCTTGTGTTTCATTTAGCCCATTGGCACCTTTTTCGTCTCTTAGTATTCTTGCACCATTGATAGTGGTGATTGGAGCTACTATGGCAAAGGAAGGCGTGGAAGAttggagaagaagaaagcag gaTATAGAGGAAAATAATCGAAAGGTCAAAGTGTATGGTAGTAATTATATGTTCCATGACACCAATTGGAAGGAACTTCGAGTTGGTGATATTGTAAAGGTGCGTAAGGATGAATACTTCCCTGCTGATTTAGTTCTGCTTTCATCTAGCCATGAAGATGGGGTTTGTTATGTTGAGACCATGAACCTTGATGGAGAGatcaatttgaaattgaagCATGCCTTGGAGGTGACGTCCCATCTTCATGATGaaaattcctttaaaaaatttacggCAGTGATTAAGTGTGAGGACCCCAATGAAAAGTTATATTCATTTGTTGGAAATTTGTCTTGTGATGGCAAAGAATACCCACTTTCCATACAGCAGCTACTACTAAGAGGTTCTAAGCTTAAAAATACTGAATATGTCTTTGGTGTTGTTATTTTTGCGGGACATGACACAAAAGTGGTGCAGAATGCTACAGATCCTCCTTCCAAGAGaagtaaaattgagaaaaaaatggatAAGATAGTCTATATACTTTTCAGTACTCTGGTATTGATTGCTTTTGTTGGATCTTTGTTTTTTGGAATTGAAACCAAAAAAGATTTCAGTGATGGAAACCTTAGAAGGTGGTATCTTCATCCAGATGATACAACTGTCTTTTATGACCCTAAACGACCATCACTTTCTGCAATTCTTCATTTCCTGACAGCCCTTATGTTGTATGGATACCTAATTCCAATATCTTTGTATGTATCTATTGAGATTGTGAAGGTTTTACAGAGTAGTTTTATTAACCAAGATCGGCATATGTATGATGAAGAAACAGACAAGCCAGCACATGCACGCACATCTAATTTAAATGAGGAACTTGGTCAAGTAGATACTATACTGTCTGATAAAACAGGCACTTTGACACGTAATTCCATGGAGTTTGTTAAATGTTCAATAGCAGGAACTGCTTATGGCCGTGGTATGACAGAAGTGGAGAGGTCATTGGCAAGGAGGAGGGGGGATCCACTGCCTGAAACTGGTGATGATGTTCAAGGGCATGAGGGTGAAAAGTCAGTTAGGGGTTTCAACTTTAGAGATGAACGAATCATGCATGGTCAGTGGCTTAATGAACCCCATTGGGATATAATACAGAAGTTCTTCAGGGTCTTGGCAATATGTCACACAGTGATTCctgaaaaaaatgaagagtcgGGAGAAATTATGTATAGAGCTGAGTCACCAGATGAAGCAGCTTTTGTCATAGCTGCAAAGGAGATTGGCTTTGAGTTTTTTAGAGTGACACAAACAAGCATCTCATTGCGTGAGTTAGATTATGAGACTGGAGAAAAGGTTGTTAG AAAATACAAGCGTCTACATGTCTTAGAGTTTAGTAGTTCTCGCAAAAGAATGTCAGTGATTGTTAGGAATGCAGAAAATCAGTTGTTTCTACTTTGCAAGGGGGCAGACAG tGTAATGTTTCAAAGGCTTTCAAAAAACGGGCGGCAGTTTGAGACACAGACCAAGGATCACATCAAAAAATACGCTGAAGCAGGTCTACGGACCATGATAATTGCATACCGTGAGCTTGGTGAAGAAGAGTATAAAGCATGGGATGTGGAGTTTTCCAAGGCCAAAACATCTGTCACTACAGAGCATGATGTATCGGTGGATGAACTTGCTGATAAAATAGAAAGGGATTTGATTCTTCTTGGTGCTACAGCAGTTGAAGACAAACTGCAAAAGGGG GTTCCAGAATGTATTGACAAGCTTTCCCAAGCTAGAATTAAGCTATGGGTATTAACTGGTGATAAGATGGAGACAGCAATTAATATTGG GTATGCTTGTAGTTTACTTAGAGAAGATATGAAACAAATTGTGATCACTCTGGATTCACCAGACATTGATGCCTTGGAAAAGCAAGGGGATAAAGAGGCCATTGCAAAG GCTTCTCTTGAAagcataaaaaatcaaattagagaAGGGATGTCTCAGATAAAGTCAGCAAAAGAAAGTGATGTCAAGTTTGGCCTAATAATTGATGGAAAATCCTTGGATTTTTCACTAAAGAAGGACATAGACAAGTCATTTTTTGAACTTGCAATTAATTGTGCTTCTGTTATATGTTGCCGATCTTCGCCCAAGCAGAAAGCTCTG GTTACAagattgttaaaaggagaaacaggTAAGACAACGCTCGCTATTGGTGATGGGGCAAATGATGTTAGCATGCTTCAAGAGGCTGATATTGGAGTTGGCATTAGCGGTGTTGAAGGGATGCAG TTTTGCTTTTGCCGACAATTAAAACTGGTTCAAACATTTTCCTCCCAGAGATTGTGTTTTCAG GCAGTGATGGCAAGTGATTTTTCAATAGCTCAATTCCGATTTCTAGAACGTTTGTTGCTGGTTCATGGACATTGGTGTTACAGACGAATAGCAATGATG ATATGCTACTTCTTCTACAAGAACATTGCATTTGGGTTCActctgtttttgtttgaggCCCATGCTTCTTTCTCTGGTCAAACTGCATATAATGATTGGTACATGTCATTTTACAATGTCTTCTTCACCTCACTTCCCGTAATTGCTCTTGGTGTTTTTGACCAGGACGTTTCTGCACAACTTTGCGTCAAG TATCCCTTCTTATATTTGGAGGGAGTCGAGAACGTTCTCTTCAGCTGGTCCTGTATACTTGGTTGGATGTTTAATGGATTTCTAACCTCCATAATTATCTTCTTCTGGACAACCAAGTCAATGATTAAACAAGCCTTTCAGAGAGATGGGCAAGTAGTCGACTATGAAGTCCTTGGAGTCACAATGTATACTTGTGTCGTGTGGGCTGTAAATTGCCAAATGGCAATCTCCATCAACTACTTCACTTGGATCCAGCACTTCTTCGTCTGGGGCAGCGTTGCCTTATGGTATACATTCTTAGTTATTTATGGTTATCTCCCACCAGAGATGTCAACAACAGCATATAGGGTTTTTGTGGAAGCATGTGCTCCGAGTGTTCTCCATTGGTTGATCACCCTCTTAGTTATCATTTGCACTCTGCTACCTAATTTTACCTTCAGGGCTTTCCAAACACGATTTAGACCAATGTACCATGACATGATACAAATAACTGAGTTTGAAGGTGTAGAGACTGATGAATTACCTCGGCGAGTCAGGAAGAAACTACATCTCACGGAGAGATTGATGCAGAAGGAGAGATTGATGCAGAGGAATTCATGA
- the LOC142622133 gene encoding pentatricopeptide repeat-containing protein At4g21065: MHSNQSSFVCSSILHYSTSTLAHNTRNHLSSLANLKQTYTENPVPYIVKKCIAHLQLCASSIFKLKQIHAFSIRHAVPLSNPEMGKHLIFTIVSLLAPMSYAQHIFGQIQGPNIFTWNTMIRGYAESENPWPAIELYRQMHASSIEPDTHTYPFILKAVAKLTAVREGEKIHSISIRNGYESLVFVQNSLVHMYAACGHADSAHKMFDLMIDRDLVAWNSVINGFALNGMPSEALTLFREMGLEGVQPDGFTMVSLLSACAELGALALGRRAHVYILKIGLSVNLHVNNALLDLYAKCGSIREAHKVFNEMEDKNVVSWTSLIVGLAVNGFGKEALELFKELEREQLVPSEITFVGVLYACSHCGMVDAGFKYFKRMKNEYGIVPRIEHYGCMVDLLSRSGKVKEAYEYIQNMPLQPNAVVWRTLLGACTIHGNLALGEVARAQLLQLEPGHSGDYVLLSNLYAAERHWSDVQKVRRIMLTEGVRKTPGYSLVELGNRVYEFTMGDSSHPQSKDIYAMLAEITKLLKLEGYMPHTTNVLADIEEEEKENALSYHSEKIAIAFMLINTAPGTPIRVVKNLRACADCHLAIKLISKVFKREIVVRDRSRFHHFKDGSCSCRDYW, from the coding sequence ATGCACTCTAACCAGTCCTCATTTGTTTGCTCATCCATATTACATTATTCGACATCAACCTTAGCTCACAACACTAGGAACCACTTATCTTCCTTGGCAAACTTGAAACAAACTTACACAGAAAACCCAGTACCATACATTGTCAAGAAATGCATTGCTCACTTGCAATTATGTGCCTCCTCCATATTCAAACTGAAGCAAATCCATGCCTTCTCAATCAGACATGCTGTCCCACTGTCAAACCCAGAGATGGGCAAACACCTCATCTTCACCATTGTGTCCCTCTTAGCTCCCATGTCTTATGCCCAACACATATTTGGACAGATACAGGGTCCCAACATTTTCACATGGAATACCATGATTAGAGGCTATGCTGAGAGTGAGAACCCGTGGCCAGCCATTGAACTTTATCGCCAAATGCACGCGTCCTCCATAGAACctgacacacacacataccCTTTTATTTTGAAGGCTGTAGCCAAGTTGACCGCTGTTAGAGAGGGTGAAAAGATACATTCTATTTCTATAAGGAATGGATATGAGTCATTGGTATTTGTTCAGAACTCATTGGTTCATATGTATGCTGCTTGTGGACATGCCGATAGTGCACACAAGATGTTTGATTTAATGATTGATAGAGATCTTGTGGCTTGGAATTCTGTGATTAATGGGTTTGCTCTTAATGGGATGCCTAGTGAGGCTCTTACACTTTTCAGGGAAATGGGTTTGGAGGGTGTCCAGCCAGATGGGTTCACTATGGTAAGTTTGTTGTCTGCTTGTGCTGAGCTTGGAGCTTTGGCATTGGGTAGGAGGGCCCATGTTTATATATTGAAGATTGGTTTGAGTGTAAACTTGCATGTTAATAATGCCCTTTTGGACCTTTATGCAAAGTGTGGGAGCATACGAGAGGCACATAAAGTATTTAATGAGATGGAGGACAAAAATGTGGTTTCTTGGACTTCTTTGATAGTTGGGTTGGCTGTTAATGGGTTTGGTAAGGAAGCACTTGAGCTCTTCAAGGAGTTGGAAAGAGAACAGTTGGTGCCAAGTGAGATAACGTTTGTTGGGGTCCTGTATGCTTGTAGTCATTGTGGAATGGTGGATGCaggttttaaatattttaagaggatgaaaaatgaatatGGCATTGTGCCTAGGATAGAACATTACGGTTGCATGGTTGATTTGTTAAGTAGGTCAGGCAAAGTGAAAGAAGCATATGAATATATTCAAAACATGCCATTGCAACCCAATGCTGTTGTTTGGAGGACCTTGTTAGGAGCATGCACAATTCATGGAAATTTGGCACTTGGGGAGGTTGCAAGGGCCCAACTCCTACAATTGGAACCTGGACATAGTGGGGATTATGTACTCCTCTCAAATCTTTATGCGGCAGAGCGTCATTGGTCAGATGTGCAGAAGGTTAGGAGGATAATGCTTACTGAAGGAGTGAGGAAAACTCCTGGGTATAGCCTTGTTGAGTTAGGGAATCGTGTTTATGAATTTACCATGGGTGATAGTTCTCATCCTCAAAGTAAGGATATATATGCAATGTTAGCAGAGATCACAAAGTTGTTGAAATTGGAAGGTTATATGCCTCATACAACAAATGTGCTTGCAGACATAGAGGAGGAGGAAAAGGAGAATGCTTTGTCTTATCACAGTGAGAAAATTGCAATTGCTTTTATGCTCATTAATACAGCACCAGGGACCCCaattagggttgtgaaaaatcTGAGAGCCTGTGCAGATTGCCATCTAGCAATTAAActcatatcaaaagtttttaaGCGAGAGATTGTTGTGAGGGATCGTAGTCGGTTTCACCATTTCAAAGATGGTTCTTGTTCTTGTAGAGATTACTGGTAA